One part of the Lotus japonicus ecotype B-129 chromosome 2, LjGifu_v1.2 genome encodes these proteins:
- the LOC130736005 gene encoding uncharacterized protein LOC130736005 has protein sequence MVIVVASNALKCKMFPSTLKNSAMTWFTTLPPRSIAGFMDLSAKFLSQFSTSRAQKVTHAALFNVQQRPNESLQSFMGCFNQLSVHLEDKMPEICIAAFELGLQLGSLNSSLSRKPVETMAELRSRVQGFIREEQSDRIKKNRKNAAVTGQQQQSDSKKATVNDPRSGEAVTKGERNYNSSNRFDNRSNLRNRVQPYGNRG, from the coding sequence ATGGTCATTGTGGTTGCATCAAATGCTTTGAAGTGTAAAATGTTTCCTTCTACTCTCAAAAATTCAGCAATGACTTGGTTTACCACGCTTCCACCGCGTTCAATTGCTGGATTTATGGATTTATCCGCGAAGTTTTTGTCGCAATTCTCAACTAGCCGCGCCCAGAAGGTGACTCATGCAGCTTTATTCAACGTGCAGCAAAGGCCCAATGAAAGTCTTCAATCTTTCATGGGGTGTTTCAATCAATTATcggttcatttggaggataagatGCCAGAAATTTGCATAGCAGCTTTTGAACTGGGACTTCAATTAGGAAGCTTGAACAGCAGTTTAAGTCGTAAGCCCGTGGAAACGATGGCGGAACTGCGAAGTCGGGTACAAGGTTTCATTcgggaggagcaaagtgatcgCATCAAGAAAAACCGCAAGAATGCAGCGGTTACCGGCCAACAGCAGCAATCGGATTCAAAGAAGGCGACGGTTAATGATCCGCGTTCGGGCGAAGCGGTTACTAAAGGAGAGAGAAATTATAATAGTTCAAATCGTTTTGATAACCGCTCCAACCTTCGAAATCGTGTTCAGCCTTATGGAAATCGTGGTTAA